From the Solanum pennellii chromosome 4, SPENNV200 genome, one window contains:
- the LOC107016989 gene encoding uncharacterized protein K02A2.6-like: MIETDEDGGEGICGPFKENNSIIEEEAEPAVIRDAEPGEMLQNWTSTPILMSRTLCNVSYKPVNVMSCHELNEQNEVNDDEVDDYDKETSYKSVTKKVVADFVRNDLICRFGVPESIITDNGANLNSHLMNEICEQFKIIHRRSTAYRPQMNGAVEAANKNIKKILKKMIDKQRGWHEMLPYALLGYRTTVRTSTGATPYLLVYGTEAVVPVEVEIPSLRIIQEAELSNAEWVSKRIDQLALIEEKRMVAVCHGQLYRQRMTRAFHKRVRARSFEVGQLVLKRIFPHQDEYKGKFAPNWQGPYMVRKVLSGGALVLSEMDGTVWPKPVNSDAVKRYYA, encoded by the exons ATGATAGAAACAGACGAAGATGGCGGGGAAGGAATCTGTGGCCCTTTCAAGGAGAACAATTCCATCATCGAGGAGGAGGCTGAGCCAGCTGTCATTCGTGATGCGGAACCAGGGGAGATGCTGCAAAATTGGACGTCTACGCCGATCCTGATGTCCCGAACTCTGTG taacGTAAGTTATAAACCTgtcaatgtcatgtcatgtcatgagCTAAACGAGCAAAATGAGGTAAATGATGACGAGGTTGACGACTACGACAAAGAAA CCTCttacaagtcggtaaccaagaaagtggtGGCCGATTTTGTCCGCAACGATCTGATATGCAGATTTGGAGTtccagaatccatcattactgataacggtgcaaatctcaacagtcatCTGATGAACGAGATCTGTGAACAATTTAAGATTATTCATCGAAGGTCAACTGCTTATCGCCCTCAAATGAACGGAGCTGTAGAGGCCGCCAAcaagaatatcaagaagattttgaagaaaatgattGACAAACAGCGAGGTTGGCATGAAATGTTGCCATATGCTCTACTAGGTTATCGAACAACGGTCAGAACATCGACTGGGGCTACTCCATACTTGCTAGTATATGGAACGGAAGCAGTCGTGCCTGTTGAAGTAGAGATACCGTCATTAAggatcatccaagaagctgagttAAGTAACGCTGAATGGGTTAGCAAACGGATTGATCAACTAGCCTTGATTGAAGAGAAGAGAATGGTCGCCGTCTGCCATGGTCAGTTGTATAGACAGAGAATGACTCGCGCTTTTCACAAAAGAGTAAGAGCCAGAAGTTTTGAAGTTGGTCAGTTGGTCCTTAAGCGTATTTTCCCTCATCAAGATGAGTACAAAGGAAAGTTCGCACCAAACTGGCAAGGCCCCTACATGGTTCGTAAGGTGTTATCTGGAGGTGCTCTGGTCCTGTCAGAGATGGATGGCACTGTGTGGCCCAAGCCTGTCAACTCAGatgctgtcaagagatactatGCGTGA
- the LOC107017146 gene encoding cytochrome P450 71A1-like — translation MEISWVFIVFGSWLFAFAFVLKILNHPPKRKLPPGPKPWPIIGNLNLLGSLPHVSLHHLSQKYGDLMLLKFGSKPVLVASSPEMAKEILKTHDAIFASRPELAAGKYTSYNYSDMTWAPYGAHWRQARKIYLTEIFSPKRLDSFEYIRVEEGRTLISRLFPLSGKPVLLKDHLPRFTLRTISRLVMSDKYYNDDQSIITLETLQQMLDEWFLLGGVINIGDWIPWLSWFDLQGYVKQMKTLGKNFTIFFNYVIEDHKATKRQIEEDYVAKDMVDTLLHFADDPNLEVKLTPDRLMGLIHDLISGATDTSAATIEWAFQELLRSPNIMEKAQQELDRAIGRERWVEEEDFSKLPYIDAIIKESFRLHPLCALLPPHYSIEECNVAGYDIPKGTIVYVNAWSLGRNPKYWDRAEEFIPQRFIENNIDIKGQNFALLPFGSGRRKCPGYSLGMKVVRTTMANLLHGFNWKLAGDMRPEDISMEEIYGLTTHPNKPVSVIMEPRLPLHLY, via the exons ATGGAGATCTCTTGGGTTTTCATAGTGTTTGGCTCATGGCTATTCGCATTTGCTTTTGTCTTAAAAATATTGAACCATCCTCCCAAAAGGAAATTACCACCAGGTCCAAAGCCATGGCCAATTATTGGCAATTTGAATCTCCTTGGTTCACTCCCACATGTATCTTTGCACCATCTTTCGCaaaaatatggagatttaatgCTACTAAAATTCGGTTCGAAGCCTGTTTTGGTAGCATCATCTCCAGAAATGGCTAAAGAGATACTGAAAACACATGATGCTATTTTTGCATCTCGTCCCGAATTAGCTGCTGGTAAATACACTAGTTATAATTACTCAGACATGACATGGGCGCCTTACGGTGCACACTGGCGTCAGGCTAGAAAAATCTACCTAACTGAGATATTTAGTCCTAAAAGGCTTGATTCATTTGAATATATCCGTGTTGAGGAAGGACGGACTTTAATTTCTCGTCTTTTTCCTCTCTCAGGAAAACCAGTTTTGCTTAAAGATCATTTACCTCGATTTACACTTCGCACTATAAGTAGGTTGGTTATGAGTGACAAATATTATAATGATGACCAGTCAATAATAACACTTGAAACGTTACAACAGATGCTCGATGAGTGGTTTCTTCTAGGTGGGGTGATTAATATTGGGGATTGGATACCTTGGCTTAGTTGGTTCGACTTACAAGGATACGTAAAGCAAATGAAAACTTTAGGgaaaaatttcacaattttttttaactatgtaATTGAAGATCACAAGGCAACAAAGAGACAAATAGAGGAGGATTATGTTGCTAAGGACATGGTTGATACTTTGTTGCACTTTGCTGATGACCCTAATCTTGAAGTTAAGCTTACGCCCGATAGGCTAATGGGATTAATACAT GATTTGATATCAGGTGCAACAGATACTTCAGCAGCAACAATAGAATGGGCATTTCAAGAACTTTTGCGGAGTCCAAACATCATGGAGAAGGCACAACAAGAACTTGACAGAGCCATTGGAAGAGAACGATGGGTAGAAGAAGAAGACTTCTCTAAGTTACCTTATATAGATGCCATAATCAAAGAGTCATTTAGACTTCATCCTTTATGTGCATTGCTTCCTCCTCATTACTCCATTGAGGAATGTAATGTTGCTGGTTATGACATACCAAAAGGGACAATTGTTTATGTAAACGCATGGTCTTTAGGGAGAAATCCAAAGTATTGGGATAGGGCAGAAGAGTTTATTCCTCAAAGATTCATAGAAAATAACATAGACATAAAAGGACAAAATTTTGCATTGTTGCCATTTGGTTCGGGAAGGAGAAAGTGCCCGGGGTATAGCCTAGGTATGAAGGTTGTTCGAACAACAATGGCTAATTTGTTGCATGGATTCAATTGGAAATTGGCAGGAGATATGAGGCCAGAAGATATAAGCATGGAGGAGATTTATGGATTGACTACGCACCCAAATAAGCCTGTATCTGTGATTATGGAACCAAGACTTCCCCTCCATCTTTATTAG